One Mycobacterium kubicae genomic window carries:
- the thyX gene encoding FAD-dependent thymidylate synthase, with protein sequence MAETAPLRVQLIAKTDFLAPPDVPWSTDADGGSALTEFAGRACYQSWSKPNPRTATNAGYIKHIIDVGHFSVLEHASVSFYVTGISRSCTHELIRHRHFSYSQLSQRYVPETDSRVVVPPGMEDDPELQQILTDAADASRATYIDLLAKLEAKFADQPNAVLRRKQARQAARAVLPNATETRIVVTGNYRAWRHFIAMRASEHADVEIRRLAIECLRQLVAVAPAVFADFEVSTLADGTEVATSPLATEA encoded by the coding sequence CCGCTGCGCGTGCAACTGATCGCCAAGACCGACTTCTTGGCACCCCCCGACGTGCCGTGGAGCACCGACGCCGACGGGGGCTCGGCCCTGACCGAGTTCGCCGGGCGCGCCTGCTATCAGAGTTGGTCCAAGCCCAACCCGCGAACCGCCACCAACGCCGGCTACATCAAGCACATCATCGACGTCGGGCACTTCTCGGTGCTCGAGCACGCCAGCGTGTCGTTCTACGTCACCGGCATCTCCCGCAGTTGCACCCATGAGCTGATCCGCCACCGGCACTTCTCCTACTCGCAGCTCTCCCAGCGCTATGTGCCCGAAACCGATTCGCGAGTCGTGGTGCCACCCGGCATGGAGGATGACCCCGAACTTCAACAGATCCTGACCGATGCCGCCGACGCCAGCCGCGCCACCTACATCGACCTGCTGGCCAAGCTGGAAGCCAAGTTCGCTGACCAACCCAACGCGGTGCTGCGCCGCAAGCAAGCGCGGCAAGCCGCCCGCGCGGTGCTGCCCAACGCCACCGAAACCCGCATCGTCGTCACCGGCAACTACCGCGCCTGGCGGCACTTCATCGCCATGCGGGCCAGCGAGCACGCCGACGTGGAGATCCGGCGACTGGCCATCGAATGCCTGCGCCAACTCGTCGCGGTCGCGCCCGCGGTGTTCGCCGACTTCGAGGTCTCCACACTGGCCGACGGCACCGAGGTCGCCACGAGCCCGCTGGCTACCGAAGCCTGA